From the genome of Marixanthomonas ophiurae, one region includes:
- a CDS encoding nucleotide pyrophosphohydrolase: protein MKEELFFDSDFPEYEQLPRSFTIDFETIENNDNTLTKITYENQQVGDFIDNNSRENDNYRFHDVFHYTFATVLGWSPCSRSMMKRKRKSKSDIDQFEDGARAAITEEAISLMVFNYAKKRNLLTKDNSVDSELLGFIKDFTSPFEVCKRTKENWEEAILLGYSLFRNLVKYNGGSVHFDMLNKTGTFRPN, encoded by the coding sequence ATGAAAGAAGAATTATTTTTCGATTCAGATTTTCCTGAATATGAGCAGTTGCCACGAAGTTTTACAATTGATTTTGAAACAATTGAGAATAACGATAATACTTTGACCAAAATCACATATGAGAACCAACAAGTAGGAGACTTTATCGATAATAATTCAAGAGAGAATGATAATTATCGTTTCCACGATGTGTTTCATTACACTTTCGCAACGGTCTTAGGTTGGTCACCGTGTTCTAGGTCTATGATGAAGCGGAAGAGAAAAAGTAAATCTGATATTGACCAGTTTGAGGATGGTGCACGTGCAGCAATTACAGAAGAGGCAATTTCATTGATGGTATTTAACTATGCTAAAAAGAGAAATCTACTGACTAAAGACAATAGTGTTGATTCTGAATTGTTAGGATTTATAAAAGATTTTACTTCACCTTTTGAAGTGTGCAAACGCACAAAAGAAAATTGGGAAGAAGCTATATTGTTAGGATATTCATTATTTAGAAATCTTGTAAAATATAATGGCGGTAGTGTTCATTTTGATATGCTAAACAAAACTGGAACTTTTCGTCCCAATTAA
- the acpS gene encoding holo-ACP synthase produces MIISIGCDIVEHSNFEKLGWANDENTLRRIFSKNEIAISPKVDIEKYYSSRFAVKEAVLKCLGTGMEDGISLKNIEISKSQIDLPRVSLSGKVKKISNSKRITNWHISITHTANSSAVFVIAESVELKK; encoded by the coding sequence ATGATTATTAGTATTGGCTGTGATATAGTAGAACATTCAAATTTTGAAAAATTAGGATGGGCTAATGACGAAAATACTTTGAGAAGAATCTTCTCAAAAAATGAAATTGCTATATCACCGAAAGTAGATATTGAAAAGTATTATTCTAGTCGATTCGCTGTAAAAGAGGCTGTCTTAAAATGTCTAGGAACTGGTATGGAAGACGGAATATCACTAAAAAATATTGAAATTAGTAAAAGTCAAATAGATTTACCACGGGTATCATTATCTGGAAAGGTTAAAAAGATATCAAATTCAAAGAGGATTACAAATTGGCACATTTCAATAACTCATACGGCAAATTCATCTGCGGTATTTGTTATTGCAGAAAGTGTAGAGTTAAAAAAATAA
- a CDS encoding dCTP deaminase domain-containing protein: MSFLGNKAILDCLKKGKVIEAFEEQRIKNGAYELSLGEQVFLTNSGSKEIKNVEPQGVIHIEPGQFALLLTEETVKIPKDKIAFISIKAKIKFKGLVNVSGFHVDPDFKGKLLFSVYNAGPATIVLKRGDNYFPMWLAELSEKQNYKGTHINQNSIPSSPIEALSQGEFNSPQALMKEIGQSNSRITSLEKDNKANNYIAITALGFVFALLLKLAFDFYALDKGWDKAIEYNKKQVNIDSIINQRLLDKKQLLQEIELLTVKKDNLIKTK; this comes from the coding sequence ATGTCGTTTTTAGGAAACAAAGCAATACTAGACTGCCTAAAAAAAGGTAAGGTCATCGAGGCTTTTGAAGAGCAAAGAATTAAAAATGGGGCTTATGAACTTTCATTGGGCGAACAAGTATTTCTTACAAATTCAGGGTCAAAAGAAATAAAAAATGTAGAACCTCAGGGAGTTATTCACATAGAACCTGGACAGTTTGCTCTGCTATTAACCGAGGAAACTGTTAAAATACCTAAAGATAAAATTGCTTTTATTTCTATTAAGGCAAAAATAAAGTTCAAAGGTTTGGTTAATGTTTCCGGTTTTCACGTAGACCCAGATTTTAAGGGAAAATTATTATTCAGTGTATATAATGCTGGGCCAGCCACAATCGTTTTAAAAAGGGGTGATAATTATTTCCCAATGTGGTTGGCTGAACTATCAGAAAAGCAAAATTATAAAGGAACACATATTAATCAAAACTCAATTCCTTCTAGCCCTATTGAAGCTTTGAGCCAAGGCGAATTTAATTCACCACAAGCTTTGATGAAAGAAATAGGTCAATCAAATTCAAGGATTACCAGTTTAGAGAAGGATAACAAAGCCAACAACTATATTGCTATAACCGCTCTTGGTTTTGTATTTGCACTTTTACTAAAACTTGCCTTTGATTTTTATGCACTAGACAAGGGGTGGGATAAGGCAATAGAGTATAATAAAAAGCAGGTTAATATAGATTCTATAATAAATCAAAGGCTCTTGGACAAGAAACAGTTATTACAGGAGATAGAACTTTTAACTGTGAAAAAAGACAATCTAATAAAAACTAAATGA
- a CDS encoding helix-turn-helix domain-containing protein: MPTSIITTDDLREFKMELLDDIKKLLTRQSSGKLKKYLKSSEVMDLLQVSPGTLQNLRINGTLPYTKVGGIIYYDTAEIQKVMDANRVHHGLNS; this comes from the coding sequence ATGCCGACAAGTATTATTACCACAGACGACCTTCGGGAATTCAAAATGGAATTGCTCGATGACATCAAAAAATTATTGACCAGACAATCCAGCGGGAAACTCAAAAAGTACCTCAAATCTTCCGAGGTTATGGACTTGCTTCAAGTAAGTCCAGGCACCTTACAAAATCTTCGCATCAATGGCACATTACCTTATACAAAAGTGGGCGGAATCATTTATTATGATACCGCGGAAATTCAAAAAGTGATGGATGCCAACCGTGTGCACCACGGTCTAAATTCTTAA
- a CDS encoding ATPase has protein sequence MDNPSKIIEGGVEYSLGKFDGKSVLYDFPKILIYLNAKGKLLFGKKFRIYDEDKDILLKLCSYFIKDKDNCETYGIDIDKGILLSGPVGCGKTSLMKLLRHLVPLQRPYKMIPCRNVTFSFNHLGFKTVEEYGNTKFYCFDDLGVEPSGRFYGKDLNVMGEVLLSRYELYLQTKHKIKTHATTNLNAEELEEHYGNRVRSRMRELFNLIAFDKGAGDKRK, from the coding sequence ATGGACAACCCCTCTAAAATTATCGAAGGTGGCGTGGAATATTCGCTCGGAAAATTTGATGGCAAAAGTGTACTCTATGATTTTCCAAAAATATTGATTTACTTGAATGCCAAGGGCAAACTGTTATTCGGGAAAAAATTCAGGATTTATGATGAGGATAAGGACATTCTGCTGAAGCTCTGTTCCTATTTCATCAAGGATAAAGATAACTGTGAAACCTACGGTATTGACATCGACAAAGGCATTCTACTTTCTGGACCCGTTGGATGTGGAAAAACAAGTTTAATGAAATTGCTGCGCCATTTGGTTCCGTTGCAACGTCCCTATAAAATGATTCCCTGCCGGAATGTAACCTTCAGTTTTAACCATTTAGGTTTTAAAACAGTTGAAGAATATGGCAACACTAAATTTTATTGTTTTGATGATTTGGGCGTGGAACCGTCTGGCAGATTCTACGGAAAGGATTTGAACGTAATGGGCGAAGTACTTTTATCTCGATACGAGCTGTACTTACAAACTAAACACAAAATCAAGACCCACGCCACCACTAATCTCAACGCTGAAGAATTGGAAGAACATTACGGTAACCGTGTGCGTAGTCGAATGCGAGAACTATTTAATTTGATTGCTTTTGATAAAGGGGCTGGGGATAAGAGGAAATGA